From Mya arenaria isolate MELC-2E11 chromosome 1, ASM2691426v1, a single genomic window includes:
- the LOC128228948 gene encoding CCR4-NOT transcription complex subunit 9-like, translating to MSDIAANQSRMMNPGAAPPTSGSGSLMAGSSMSQAEREKVYQWIGELTNPDTRENALQELSKKREVVPDLAPMLWHSFGTVAALLQEIVHVYPAITPPHLTAHQSNRVCNALALLQCVASHPETRSAFLTANIPLFLYPFLHTVSKTRPFEYLRLTSLGVIGALVKTDEQEVINFLLTTEIIPLCLRIMESGSELSKTVATFILQKILLDETGLSYICQTYERFSHVAMILGKMVLHLSREPSARLLKHVVRCYLRLSDNPRAREALRQCLPDQLKDSTFVNCLKDDNSTKRWLAQLQQNLETPGVPDPRNPGMPLHQQ from the exons ATGAGTGACATTGCAGCAAATCAG TCTCGCATGATGAACCCTGGAGCTGCTCCCCCCACCTCTGGGTCTGGAAGTCTGATGGCCGGTTCTTCCATGTCACAAGCTGAAAGAGAGAAGGTTTATCAGTGGATCGGGGAGCTAACGAACCCTGACACACGAGAGAACGCTCTCCAGGAACTCAG CAAAAAGAGGGAGGTTGTGCCCGACCTGGCTCCGATGTTATGGCACAGTTTTGGGACAGTGGCTGCCCTGTTGCAGGAAATAGTGCATGTGTACCCTGCAATAACGCCGCCACATCTAACG GCACACCAGTCCAATAGAGTGTGTAATGCTCTGGCCCTCCTACAGTGTGTGGCGTCACATCCTGAGACACGCTCAGCCTTCCTCACTG CCAACATACCACTGTTTCTGTACCCCTTTTTACACACGGTGAGCAAGACGAGGCCGTTTGAGTATCTTCGTCTTACGAGTCTTGGAGTTATAGGAGCACTTGTCAAG ACAGACGAACAAGAAGTGATCAACTTCCTGCTTACCACAGAGATTATTCCACTGTGCCTACGAATCATGGAGTCAGGGAGTGAGCTTTCAAAGACA GTGGCGACCTTCATTCTCCAGAAGATTCTGCTGGATGAAACAGGACTGTCGTATATCTGTCAGACCTATGAGCGATTCTCCCACGTAGCCATGATTCTG ggCAAAATGGTGCTGCATTTGTCCCGTGAGCCATCGGCAAGATTGCTTAAGCATGTTGTGCGATGTTATCTTCGTCTGTCAGATAATCCCAG AGCTCGTGAAGCCTTGCGCCAGTGCTTGCCAGATCAGCTGAAGGACAGCACATTTGTCAACTGTCTCAAGGATGATAACTCCACGAAGCGCTGGCTCGCGCAGCTCCAGCAGAACCTAGAAACTCCGGGTGTGCCTGACCCACGAAACCCTGGCATGCCACTACATCAACAGTGA